A DNA window from Acidobacteriota bacterium contains the following coding sequences:
- a CDS encoding PadR family transcriptional regulator: protein MIYGRGRAECRHGDARRFTGTCYRGTLDLLILQTLVLGAAHGHTIAHAIERQSDDVLQIEHGSLYPALHRIENKKWIASFWGTSENNRRARYYRLTAAGGANLAHQTSRWEALVGAVNRVLRPAPAGSSPTNELVAVSCAPVGIGSAGGNSSRAWRSRPTTTSRAACLRRTPEQPRSENSAIARLYRGSTP from the coding sequence ATGATCTATGGGAGAGGACGCGCCGAATGCCGCCACGGGGACGCACGCCGATTCACGGGGACTTGTTACAGGGGCACGCTGGACCTGTTGATTCTGCAGACGCTGGTGCTGGGCGCCGCGCATGGTCACACCATCGCGCACGCGATTGAGCGCCAATCCGATGATGTGCTCCAGATCGAACATGGCTCGCTCTACCCGGCCCTGCACCGCATTGAAAACAAGAAGTGGATCGCCTCGTTCTGGGGCACGTCAGAGAACAACCGTCGCGCGCGTTACTACCGCCTGACTGCGGCGGGCGGAGCCAATTTAGCGCACCAGACCTCGCGGTGGGAAGCGCTGGTGGGCGCCGTTAACCGCGTCCTTCGCCCGGCGCCAGCCGGGTCCAGTCCGACAAATGAGCTGGTGGCGGTATCCTGCGCGCCCGTTGGGATCGGGAGCGCCGGCGGGAACTCGAGTCGTGCGTGGAGATCGAGACCGACGACAACATCGCGCGCGGCATGTCTCCGGCGGACGCCCGAGCAGCCGCGATCAGAAAACTCGGCAATCGCACGCTTGTATCGAGGGTCTACACCATAA